The Engystomops pustulosus chromosome 9, aEngPut4.maternal, whole genome shotgun sequence genome includes a window with the following:
- the LOC140076867 gene encoding class I histocompatibility antigen, F10 alpha chain-like has product MRKMSPLIVLLLHLSAGYCDSHFLQYYHLAVSAPVSGLPEYSSVGYVDDQQIVNYNSDSRRSKPKVRWMEKIEPEYWETNTQTEKGNEALYKNRVKVTMDHFKQTEGFHYFQVMHGCELRDDGSFTGYLQYGYDGRELLYLDTQTWTFMPSIPEAQITTQTWNSPEVQWGKRMKIYLENECIEGLQKHVKNGREDLERRVQPKVKVSGQESDDGILTLHCLAHGFHPRAVDVKWMKNMVDDVPTYETTHVLPNPDGTYQIRVSVDVRPKEGDTYSCYVDHSSLTEPLHIVWEPKQPSVWVIPVIITVVASLLLAGGIAGFLVYIRHRDKRKRNKYRPPSENRVDPIYKLYVLFQPSPHKETTSDFSDYVAEA; this is encoded by the exons ACAGTCACTTCCTGCAGTATTATCACCTGGCGGTCTCAGCTCCAGTGTCCGGGCTGCCTGAATATTCATCAGTGGGATACGTGGACGACCAACAGATTGTGAATTATAACTCTGACAGCCGCAGATCAAAACCCAAGGTCCGGTGGATGGAGAAAATAGAACCAGAATACTGGGAGACAAATACTCAAACAGAAAAAGGGAATGAGGCTTTATACAAAAACCGAGTGAAGGTAACAATGGACCACTTCAAGCAGACTGAAG GTTTCCATTATTTCCAGGTGATGCACGGCTGTGAGCTGAGAGATGATGGCAGCTTCACTGGATACCTGCAGTATGGATATGATGGGAGAGAGCTCCTGTACCTGGACACACAGACGTGGACATTTATGCCCTCCATTCCCGAGGCTCAGATCACCACACAGACATGGAACAGCCCAGAGGTACAATGGGGGAAGAGAATGAAGATATATCTGGAGAATGAATGTATTGAGGGTCTTCAGAAACATGTGAAGAATGGGAGAGAAGATCTGGAGAGGAGAG TTCAGCCAAAGGTGAAGGTATCCGgtcaggagagcgatgatgggaTCCTGACGCTTCACTGTCTGGCGCACGGATTTCACCCCCGAGCTGTGGATGTGAAGTGGATGAAGAACATGGTGGACGACGTTCCCACATATGAGACCACACACGTCCTCCCCAATCCTGACGGCACCTATCAGATCAGGGTCAGCGTGGACGTCCGCCCCAAAGAGGGCGACACTTACTCCTGTTATGTGGATCACAGCAGCCTGACAGAACCGCTGCACATTGTGTGGG AACCAAAACAGCCAAGTGTCTGggtcatccctgtgatcatcactGTGGTGGCCAGTCTTCTTCTTGCTGGTGGCATTGCTGGATTTCTTGTATATATAA GGCACAGAGACAAGCG GAAAAGGAATAAATATCGGCCTCCTTCAGAAAATAGAGTTGACCCTATCTATAAGCTGTATGTGTTATTCCAACCAAGTCCACATAAAG AAACCACATCAGACTTCTCTGATTATGTTGCCGAAGcctaa
- the LOC140076419 gene encoding olfactory receptor 2AP1-like, which translates to MTINQTMIEGFVLRGFSDVPELQELIFLLVLLIYVLSLGGNMTILLLVCLDVHLHTPMYFFLSNLSVIDISSSTTTLHRIFIISTTYNHMISTSACLAQLYIFPTLTSNEFSILAAMSYDRYVAICRPLHYHSIMGQRLCCLLASVSWAFGFIEMVPTVVFISRFTCYISKEIDHYFCDILPIRDITCSDTSLLDFYILIFGNINIFLLLSLTVTPYAFIFICILNIRSSAGRRKAFYTCSSHIMVVVIFYSSIVLQYIVTISGHNTGSNKIFSLLNTAVVPMLNPLIYSLKNKDVKSALHRKLTFCRSK; encoded by the coding sequence ATGACCATAAACCAGACTATGATAGAAGGCTTTGTACTTAGAGGGTTCTCTGATGTTCCTGAACTACAAGAACTCATATTTCTTCTGGTTCTTCTCATTTACGTTCTGTCTCTTGGTGGTAATATGACTATACTACTCCTGGTCTGCCTTGATGTCCACCTGCacacccccatgtacttcttcttaTCCAATTTATCTGTGATAGACATCTCCAGCTCCACCACAACTCTACACAGGATTTTCATTATCTCTACAACCTACAACCACATGATCTCTACCTCGGCCTGTCTGGCCCAGTTGTATATTTTCCCTACTTTAACTAGTAATGAGTTTTCCATTTTGGCCGCTATGAGTTATGATCGCTATGTAGCCATCTGTAGGCCTCTACATTATCACTCCATCATGGGTCAGAGACTCTGTTGTCTCCTGGCATCAGTCAGCTGGGCTTTTGGGTTCATCGAGATGGTTCCTACCGTTGTGTTCATTTCAAGGTTCACTTGTTACATTTCCAAGGAAATTGATcattatttttgtgatattttacCCATCCGGGACATCACATGCAGTGACACTTCACTTTTGGACTTTTACATTCTAATTTTTGGCAatattaacatatttttattactttctttgACTGTAACTCCCTATGCGTTTATCTTCATTTGTATATTAAATATACGCTCTAGTGCTGGGAGACGTAAAGCCTTCTACACGTGTTCCTCGCACATCATGGTGGTTGTCATCTTCTATTCTTCTATTGTCTTACAATACATAGTGACAATTTCCGGACACAACACAGGATCCAACAAAATCTTCTCTCTGTTGAACACGGCCGTTGTCCCTATGCTGAACCCACTGATCTACAGCTTGAAGAATAAAGATGTAAAATCTGCTCTACACCGGAAACTTACATTTTGCAGAAGCAAATAA